The window gtctccatatcttcaaagcaaagacgaCTGCTGCCAGTTCGAGGTCATGAGTGGGATAATTTCGTTCATGCggcttcaactgccttgatgcataggcaatcactcttccttcttgcatgagtacacatcccaacccttccTTCGATGCGTCACTGTAGATGGTGAAATCCTTATCTTCTGTGGGCAAGACTAACACTGGTTTAGACGCGAGCTTTTCTTTCAATGTCTGAAAACTTTTCTCGCAGTTGTCATCCcaaatgaatttagaattctTTTGAGTAAGCCTTGTTAATGGTATGGCTATGGAAGAGAATCCTTCAACGAATTTCCTGTAATAGCCTGCCAATCCAAGAAAACTCCTAATGTCTGTGGCGTTTCTCGGTTTCGGCCAATCTAGAATTGACTCCACTTTCCTTGGATCTACTGATACTCCTGCTTCCGATATCACATGCCCTAAAAAGGACACACTGtttagccagaattcgcatttcttgaacttggcatAGAGTTCTTTCTCCCTTAAAGTTTGTAGGGTGAGGCGGAGATGCTCTTCGTGATCTTCTTTGCTAGGAGAGTAGACAaggatgtcgtcgatgaataccactATGAACCGGTCCAGGAATGGCTTGAATACTCTGTTCATTAGGTCCATAAAGGCTGCTGGTGCGTTCGTCAGACCAAAAGGCATCACTGTGaattcgtagtgtccatacctcgTCCGGAAGGCCGTCTTTGGGATGTCTTCAGCCCTGACCTTCAATTGGTGGTAGCCCGTTCTCAAATCCAATTTGGAAAATACTGTGGCTCCCTTAAGCTGATCAAACAGGTCGTCTATTCTCGGAAGagggtacttgttcttgataGTGATCTTATTCAATTCCCTATAGTCAATGcatagtctcatgctcccatctttcttcttgacaaaaagtactggagctccccatggAGATGCACTTGGTCGAATCTGCCTtttgtctagcaattcttgaagttgttctTTTAGCTCTTTAAGTTcagctggtgccattctgtatggtGCCTTGGAGATGGGTGCTGCTTCGGTCACTAAGTTGATTTCAAACTCAATTTCACGATCAGGGATTGTCCCTGGTAGTTCTTccggaaagacgtctgggaattcTCGTACGATAGGGATATCCCCTGGTTTAAGTTCAATCTCCTCCTTCACTACGTTAATCATTGCTAGATAGATATCTGCTCCGGATTTCACGGCTTTCCATGCTTGGGATGCGGAAAGAAGTGACTTCCGTTCCTTGGATTTGCCATGATACACGACCTCTCTTTGGTCCGGGGTTCGGAGTCTGACACTCTTTCCCTTGCAATCGACCATCGCGTTATTTcttgctaaccaatccattcctaaGATGACGTCGAACTCCACCATGTTTAGTTGTATCAATTCTGCCTGGAATAGTTGCTCATTGATACAAATTTTACACTTTCGGTGCACTCTATGTGTTTCGACTGTCTTACTAGTAGGAGTCGCTACTCTAAATGGTTCAACTAATAATTCAGGTGTAAGCCCTAGTTTCTTAGTGAATCttttagatatgaatgaatgagtagcaccactgTCAAACAACACATAAGCTGGCATTTCATTGACAAAAATagtacctgccacgacatcatttGCATCATCTGCTTCTTCTTGGGTTATTGCAAACACACGAGCGTTGGGCTTATTTTCCCTTGGCTTGTTGGGGTTAGCGTCAGTATTAGGCTTGGTGCCTCTCTTCATTGGCTCGGGACAATTAGCGATTCGATGCCCTAATTTCCCACAATTGAAACATGCTCCCGTCTGTCTATGGCATTCTCCAGAATGACGGTTATTACATTTGGGACACATCTTTGGTTCTTGGTAAGTTGAGTGGGACGAGGTACCTTTGAATGACCCGTTGGACTGATTTGGTCTCTTGAATGGTGGCTTCCCTTGAGATGGCTGTCCAGTAAGAGGCCGTTTATTCCTGTTCTCGTCCTCCCGACGCTTGATGTCTGTCTCAGCTCTTATTGCTGCTCCCATCAAATCCGCAAAGCTCGTAGGTTGGTAAACTGCTAAGGATGACTGAATACGGCTGCTCAATCCCTTTTTGTATCTGTGCATTTTCAGAACCCCATCTGCCATGATTGTTGGGGCATAAGTTCCAAGGTCATTGAATCGGGAGGTGTAATCTACCACTGACATGTCTGGAGTTTGCGAGAAGTTCTCAAACTCACTCAATTTCTGTAGTCTGACTTCTGCTGGGAAATATTGTTTGAGAAAGACATCTCTGAATTGTCGCCAAGTGATTGCTCCGGCGGCTGTCAGGGTAGGTGAGACTGTTTCCCACCACTTACTCGCCTTATCTTCCAGGAATGGTGTTATTACATCTACTTTGAGTGCCTCGGGTATCTCTAATAATCGCAGCTGGGTTTCCACACTTTTCAACCAGTTCTGGCTACTTTCAGGGTCGGCGTCTCCCTTGAACACTGGGCAACGGTTCTTACGAAGGGCCTCGTAATGGTACTTGATTCCATTCTGTGCCGGTGGTGGTTGAGGCTGCTGATTACCGTTACCATTGAGGTTTCCCAAGCCCTGGATAGTTGTTGCCACTATGGTGGCTATAGCCATCAAATCTGCTTGGCTCAGGCCCATTCTGGGAGGTGGTGGCGGTGGATTTCCGTCAGGATTCGGATTCTCATTATTGTCATTGTGGTTGTTGGCGTACCGTGGGTTGCGATTGGCTCGTGGAGGTCTCCCGGCCATTTCCTACAAGCGTACAAGTTTCTAagatatttgttgcacaatttgATAGAATGCATTGAATATTTGTGCGAAAATAAATTGATGCCAACAAGTAATCGAAATAAcaacttttattgatttctcaaataaacataaacaacTGAATGAGAATTTATTGGAATGAAAAATGGCGACAACGGaaataaactaaaaaaaatGGTTCACTAAAATATCCTAATCTGATATCTCTCCATTCCCCACAGCTACGTCAGGTGGGGCTTCTTCCTCCTCAGAATCCTCCTCCGGCATCTCCGGGTCTAAAAACTCTGCCAGCTGCATCTGCAGACTTTGATTCTCCGATTCTAATTCAGCAATCTGTTCCCTATGAGTCAGAATCTTCCCTATCGCGTCGTCCAACTCATTCTTTGCACGCGCGCAATTTGCTTGATCTTTCTGGATGAGTGCCTTCTCCCTTGCCTTCCTTTCGTCTATCTCCCTTGATAGCCTTTGGTTATTTTCTGATAATTGCATGACCACCTTCCACGACTCTTCCATTCTTTCCTTATCTCTCACCCGTGCGTGACGAGCTTCAGTCAATTCTACGGTACGTCGGTCCAATTCGTCCATAGTTCGTTTGGTTTGGCCCCTCGTCAGTTGTAACGACTCTCGCAGTTCGCCGTTATCTTCATTAACGAGTTGGAACATCTCATATACCTGATCGATCCTCTTTTCTGCTGCCAATAGCTTGGCAGTCAGATCCTCCACTTGCTTCCTCCTCTGCAGATTGCTAGCTCTCAGCCTCCTAACCGTCCTATCGTGGTGTGCTGGAGCCAACTCATCTAAACGTAGAAGGGACTGGGCGCGCGGGCGAGGTCGGGGACTGTCTAGTTGGAACGTCTCTCTATGAGTAATCGAAGCTACACTCTTACGGGCAGTCAAACGTGTGCGAGCCATTTCCTGGAAAAAGAAGAGAAATGCTCAGAATATCAAAAATAGGCCAGAATAAAAATGTCAGAGTCGTATAGAGTCAAGTAAcggaaaataaagaaaacttttcgaaaatttccaaaaatggaAAGTTTCGAGATAGACATATGGATTCGAAGCATATGTCGAGAGGATTCCAGAACAGTTGACGGAATCAATTCGGAGTTTCCTACGAAAAGTTATAGGAGTTACGAAACTTTCCTAAAACGGCAAAATCGAGGTTTCGGAGGCCTAAACGAAGGAATTTCGCGATTTTTCGCTGGGGCTCCCGATAGCGTCGGGAGTCTTGATCGTTGGACCGTTTCGGAGGGGATAGCATTGGCCGATTTATAAAATTCcaccgaaatttttttttgaacatTTTCCTTCCCAACCAGATTATGAACCTggctgctctgataccacttaaatgtcacgccccgagaccggggttagtcgacaccggcgttgtctcacaatcacataattgcaaaacaacaagcctcgtagtaaatcaaaataaccagtctttttcatagcCAATGATCGTCTTTACAATGCGATAGAAATAAAATGCGGAAGCGTAAATACATAATACTGAAATCGTAAATACATAATACTGAAATCATAAGACTGAATAATCAATCGATCACGAAATAGACTGctcttcaccatccccaaaagtatTCTTGCTCCTCATCCTCAATTTGcttctcattcttatctgggaggggaggtaaggggtgagtatttttgggggaaatactcagtaaatgggggccaATCGTGCATAAAAATTATCGAGGTTATACATATAAACGAATTGTCACAATGTCAATATTTAGCATGTCGAAATAAAAGAAAACGAATACAGCACTGAAATCATCTCATTTTCGAtggtttttaactgatcagtcccctatatgttactcctctaaggggtgaggccaaaggaacggttattataacccaccgcatcagggcctaaacaaagatttcaaagttcgGAATTTCCTTTACCATTTCTAAGTCGAATCATTACAGTGCTTAACAAATACTCAACATACTTTCAATGAACGAAATTTCCAAGAAAGGTTACATACGACGTAATAGCTATTTCGAAAATAGTAGTCAAGAACCCACTCATTTCGAAtaatatatttcgaaaatattatGCCAATTGAAATAGTAACAAAAACCACTTACTGTATTTCGATTGCTCAAAGAAACGTAAACACGAACGGCGAGATTGCGGCAGAGCTTCTAGAGGGCGAAGAGCTTCGAGACTACAGCGTTGCTAGAGAGGATTTCGAGAGTGGATGCCAATTCGAATGAGGAGCCCTCCTTTATATAGGCACAAGAAAACCTTCTACAAGGTAGGCTCCAGTCGCTCCCTGAATGACGCCGCGTTGATGGCTCCCTGAATGACGCCGCGTTGATGGCTCCATGAATGACGCCGATGGCTTGATTTCGGCTGGAGTGATTTCGGCTGGTGCATGGAGTGATTTCGGCTGGTGCATGGTCTTCACACGAACCAAGGCCTAGACCAGACCATATGGGGTCTGATCAGTGGCTGAGGGAAGCCTGAGTGCTGCTGGTACCACTCCTGGGACAGACCGATCGTGTGAAGGAGTAAGGGCCGAGTGGAGCTTTTGGCGTGTCNNNNNNNNNNNNNNNNNNNNNNNNNNNNNNNNNNNNNNNNNNNNNNNNNNNNNNNNNNNNNNNNNNNNNNNNNNNNNNNNNNNNNNNNNNNNNNNNNNNNTAGAACATCATTTTCCTCAATAAACTCTCGGCCCCCTCTCTTGTACAATTATTTCTCAACACCTCTCCCACTTCTTAAATGTTTCGGTCCACTCATATCCTCCCATGTCCAGTCATTAAGGGTCATCTTTAAGATCTTAATGAACTCCTAAACCAAGCCTAAACAACATATATAAAGCTGCTGTTTTTTCCAGCACCTAATCTTAAAAACCCATTTGCTCAAATCGGTTCTAGCTTGCTAGCCAATCCAACCAACCCCGAACCAATCTACTAGGGACCAAGACCAGACCATAAGGGATCTACCAGACCCACACAACCAGCCCAATACATGAAGCACAGCTCGCCCGATCGCTACTCTCACCAAAACCCACAATTCGAACACAACTCGCCAACTCTCTCTTGCGGCTTCTAGAATAGGACCAGCAGCATTCATTCCTTTCCAGGCCATGGTTCAGACCCACGAGAGTCTGTCCAAGGTCTAAAATTGCCCTTGCACCACCGGTCCTCGCCTACACCCCGATCTAACCAAAGAAAACGAGGAACCCCTAGACCGCCaccctctcggccttcactctAAAACCCCACCAAACCTTACACCAGCTTCATAACCTCTCTCTGCTCTCCTGAACGTTCCCTTAACATCATCAAAACAGCAGTCCCTTTGCACAATTCCAGAAAAGGTGAGTGGATGCAAAGCAAATATACATTTCATGCTCAATCGAAGCATACCCGTAAAAAAACGATGAATGAACTGAAACAGCATGAATGGCACACATATCAGCATGTATTATGGCGTAaatgatgcagaaataaaagtaCATGGCGTGCCTGATGATTTTGAAGATCAAGAACGGTGCGAGGGAACCCGGATGAATTTCTTTAGAAAGAACAAGAGGAAACCGAAACCTTCTCAGCTGAAGAATGCTGAAATCCCACAATAAAGTTGAAGGGGAGAGTGGTTGTCGGCTGTGAGAGAAGAATTAAAATGATGCCATGTGATGATCTTAATTGATGGACAAACACACGAGACGGACTTTTCTTTCAAGGGTGGGAAGGAAACCGATGGGGCCTAAATCTTTAAGATGAAAACGTGGGTGTGTTTGCTGCTGAGGAGGTGTCGACTACTTGGAATCATTAGGTGTAGGATAAATGATATTTAAGGATTAATTAAGTAGTTAACAAATTAGTTTATGAgcttaaattgtttaattaaaagattaaaaagATAATTAAGACCTATAAACTCAAAAGTAAGTTCATTAAGCTCAAACTCACTaacgaaaaatatttcgagttgaaaatattttgaaatgattaatcgaacccttaaaaagtcccccgattcgataaaatttgagtaccgattaaaaataaaatcttgcgggtaaaaatacccaaaaattcccatttttgtaaaatacacttaaacATGCTTtaccttaatttataaaaataaatcatgtaataaaaataatttttctgaaaattctccggtctccgatcctcgttcgaacgtgaaacgcaacttaaaaatcttaatgcacgaacttttaaaatttcatgaactaAATTCCATCATGCATTAATTATGtataaattacataaaataattaaaaacataatttaatgaaataacatgctaaattaccacttcttaaataagtttttttttttaaacttatctcaatactccatctccagtccggcctcactgaaataactgaaatgctaaaaaaatcaactactgaactgaactaataaaataattaacttcaaagaaatgcatttaaaataatcatgcaatgaagttaaattaaatttaaaaatctagaattatgcatgacttatacgtagactgatttacgggttctacaatccttccccccttaaaagaaatttcgtcctcgaaattcgcttatcctcatTAAAcgaaaagtttagactcttaattatAGAATcttaataatccacgcttccgctgcgctactctgataaaataaatgttaatcTGTCTTTATGTCTTCTCAATTCTAATTAAATTGTCTACTGAATCCTTGattgtgaatcgcaacttaaaacgacttggGTGACTTAGTTCTAATCTACTATGACCTCGAATTTGGCTTATCTCGCAATTCCTCAAACTAGAGATGGATGTCCAAACTTACCGCACCTTGCTTTTCTTATATCATGCTCGCGATGTTCATCGACCTATTAccttagcatttatgcagttcaacttaAGAAGTCTTGGCACCAAAAGTTACTGATCGACTACTATCCTCggtaatacacttaaaaattaaaccttatctcaccccataataatattagcttAAGAtatttgaatcgaatctttatcttatggcaccaaacttacataacttaattatttacaagtacatcccaaatataaaattgttgtcaacctttaatttcgagtaagggatacgacaagtataaaagtctataagatttttaaacaaataaattatgacatctcattataataatgagatatgatatacataattatttaaacatatctaatattatatacaccatattattaccataaaattatacaaatacatacatataccaacggtcataaaacggtaacaaacggctatatttttctttctctctataaataccatctcacaaatacattcaatcactccaactttctctacTTCTCTAAaacttattcttcatcaaattattcgaagaaaaagaagatggctcttgcaaatttatttttaattattttagttattatgtttacgattcttgtatttatcggagaatatcctcctcaggttttttctttatttttaggaTTACTCGtaattgttgtttatccattactttgtattacaatcttcattaattattaaaatgcatcgtgatttgtcgtaccaccatggcaaacttttagatttcttactcaataaaaatcttaatattcattgattgataacttatgttgaacaccactaattcccttttgtatttatttcaccCTAAATTTCGTATGATCAACTAtaccataaatttgaaattcaaccttatgcaacccaaatagttttggatacataattccaacacacattcacttattcccaagtttcttcgtaacttacaaaaatttctcaagacaaaatGTCTACCTtaattcttacatgcgtctaccaattaaactaaccatcatcgtactcaattttcctaaaaatttaaattcttccaaggtataatcttaactgttaagatcatgactaaaacttgtgacacatcaaacttatgtttCCAAAAATTTCCTAACTCAAGGTTTATTCTTATAACataactaaccgatcaaatttaccttaattcgccatcactttaaatt is drawn from Primulina eburnea isolate SZY01 chromosome 10, ASM2296580v1, whole genome shotgun sequence and contains these coding sequences:
- the LOC140842894 gene encoding uncharacterized protein, coding for MAGRPPRANRNPRYANNHNDNNENPNPDGNPPPPPPRMGLSQADLMAIATIVATTIQGLGNLNGNGNQQPQPPPAQNGIKYHYEALRKNRCPVFKGDADPESSQNWLKSVETQLRLLEIPEALKVDVITPFLEDKASKWWETVSPTLTAAGAITWRQFRDVFLKQYFPAEVRLQKLSEFENFSQTPDMSVVDYTSRFNDLGTYAPTIMADGVLKMHRYKKGLSSRIQSSLAVYQPTSFADLMGAAIRAETDIKRREDENRNKRPLTGQPSQGKPPFKRPNQSNGSFKGTSSHSTYQEPKMCPKCNNRHSGECHRQTGACFNCGKLGHRIANCPEPMKRGTKPNTDANPNKPRENKPNARVFAITQEEADDANDVVAGTIFVNEMPAYVLFDSGATHSFISKRFTKKLGLTPELLVEPFRVATPTSKTVETHRVHRKCKICINEQLFQAELIQLNMVEFDVILGMDWLARNNAMVDCKGKSVRLRTPDQREVVYHGKSKERKSLLSASQAWKAVKSGADIYLAMINVVKEEIELKPGDIPIHPSPRHHTEWHQLNLKS